Proteins encoded by one window of Ignavibacteriota bacterium:
- a CDS encoding alkene reductase: MNNLELLKPYKLGNIELKNKTVMAPMTRSRAFTDNIPNEKAPLYYGQRASAGLIITEGTQVSPRGIGYLWTPGIYTNEQKNEWKKVVEAVHNKGGKIFLQLWHVGRISHSDFHNGNQPLAPSAKAAVGKTYTQNGFLEFSTPKEMTLDDIKQTIEEFRTAAESAKECGFDGVDIHGAFGYLIDQFLCTGSNLRTDEYGGSIENRSRFALEVIDAVQSVWESNRVGIKLSPSNIFNDMHDDNPKETFSYLIKKLNDYNLAYIHLMEPQTDVSDKPNYITNVAEFFRPIYNGTLISNAGHTRESGEKYIKEGIADLISYGNLYISNPDLPERFANDYPLAEADKKTFYGGGDEGYIDYPAYK; encoded by the coding sequence ATGAATAACCTTGAATTGCTTAAGCCATATAAACTTGGCAACATAGAATTAAAGAATAAAACTGTCATGGCGCCAATGACACGCAGCAGAGCATTTACTGACAACATACCTAATGAAAAAGCGCCATTATACTACGGGCAGAGAGCATCAGCAGGATTGATAATCACCGAAGGTACTCAGGTTTCACCTCGTGGAATCGGGTACCTTTGGACTCCCGGAATTTATACTAATGAACAAAAAAATGAGTGGAAAAAAGTAGTTGAGGCTGTCCATAATAAAGGTGGAAAGATTTTTCTGCAACTATGGCATGTAGGACGAATTTCCCACAGCGATTTCCACAACGGAAACCAGCCACTTGCACCATCAGCAAAAGCAGCAGTCGGTAAAACTTATACACAAAACGGCTTTCTGGAATTTTCAACACCGAAAGAAATGACACTGGACGATATTAAGCAGACTATTGAGGAGTTTCGTACAGCTGCTGAATCAGCAAAAGAATGCGGATTCGATGGCGTAGATATTCATGGTGCATTTGGTTATTTAATTGACCAGTTTCTGTGCACAGGCTCGAACTTAAGAACTGATGAGTATGGAGGAAGTATAGAGAATCGTTCAAGATTTGCTCTTGAGGTTATTGATGCGGTGCAGTCAGTCTGGGAAAGTAATCGGGTTGGGATTAAACTATCTCCGAGCAATATTTTTAATGATATGCACGATGACAATCCTAAAGAAACCTTTTCATATTTAATTAAGAAATTGAATGATTATAATCTTGCTTATATTCATCTGATGGAGCCTCAAACAGATGTCAGTGACAAACCAAATTATATAACAAATGTTGCAGAATTTTTCAGGCCAATTTATAACGGCACTTTGATTAGTAATGCCGGCCATACCAGAGAAAGCGGTGAAAAATATATCAAAGAAGGCATAGCTGATTTGATTTCATATGGAAACTTGTATATTTCAAATCCGGATTTACCCGAAAGATTCGCAAACGATTATCCACTTGCCGAGGCAGACAAAAAGACATTCTACGGCGGTGGAGACGAAGGATATATTGACTATCCTGCATATAAATAA
- a CDS encoding DNA alkylation repair protein, whose translation MSDNLMNELSSEKFSLKDHLFNREKIQLISNEIAKVYPEFQNEKFVNETLDAFPSLELKERIVHIAYSLSKYLPESYPEALNILLCSLPNPCNPDLTDNDFGDFIYSTYAQFVVLNGCNENYLEISFDALEQITMRFSAEYAIRYFINTFPQRTLERVTEWAKHPHYHVRRLACEGTRPKLPWSQKINLNVEQTIPVLDLLFSDSTRFVTRSVANHLNDISKINPGLVLETLKKWKNSNSQSDNEMDFIIKHSLRTLIKSGNNEAFEFIGIRQNPPIIINSFALTEKVKMNTYLEFSLEIKANKNVPIILDYVITFVNKAGEMKSKKVFKLKQVNLNEGESVNISKRHLMKQFMTTRTLYPGAHLLQIQINGNVMIENNFTLL comes from the coding sequence ATGAGTGATAATTTAATGAATGAACTAAGTTCAGAAAAATTCAGTCTGAAAGACCATTTGTTTAATCGCGAAAAAATCCAGTTGATTTCAAATGAGATTGCTAAGGTGTACCCGGAATTTCAAAATGAAAAGTTTGTCAATGAAACACTTGACGCTTTTCCAAGTTTAGAACTAAAAGAACGTATTGTACATATAGCTTACAGCTTAAGTAAGTATTTGCCGGAATCATATCCCGAAGCATTAAACATTTTACTATGCTCACTGCCAAATCCATGTAATCCGGATTTAACTGACAACGATTTTGGAGATTTTATTTATTCTACTTATGCACAATTTGTTGTTTTGAATGGTTGTAATGAAAATTATCTTGAAATATCCTTTGATGCACTTGAGCAAATCACTATGCGGTTTTCAGCAGAATACGCTATAAGATATTTTATAAATACTTTTCCACAAAGAACTTTAGAAAGAGTTACAGAATGGGCAAAACACCCGCATTATCACGTACGCAGACTTGCTTGTGAAGGTACAAGACCAAAATTGCCATGGAGTCAAAAAATAAATCTGAATGTTGAACAGACGATTCCGGTTCTGGATTTGCTTTTTTCTGATTCAACCCGATTTGTAACACGTTCAGTAGCAAATCATTTAAATGATATTTCCAAAATAAATCCAGGGTTAGTTCTTGAGACTTTAAAAAAGTGGAAAAACTCAAATTCACAAAGTGATAATGAGATGGATTTTATAATTAAGCATTCGTTACGTACGCTTATAAAATCCGGCAATAATGAAGCGTTTGAATTTATTGGTATCAGGCAAAACCCGCCAATAATTATCAATTCTTTTGCTTTAACCGAAAAAGTGAAAATGAATACTTATTTGGAATTTAGTCTGGAAATCAAAGCTAACAAAAATGTACCAATAATACTCGATTATGTGATTACTTTCGTGAATAAAGCAGGCGAAATGAAAAGTAAAAAGGTTTTTAAATTAAAGCAAGTAAACTTAAATGAGGGTGAATCGGTAAACATATCAAAAAGGCATTTAATGAAGCAATTTATGACCACACGAACGCTATATCCGGGAGCACATCTGTTGCAAATACAAATTAATGGAAATGTCATGATTGAAAATAATTTTACACTTCTCTGA
- a CDS encoding PAS domain S-box protein, producing the protein MDLLTTCINASKRKSKRLGNCLFCPGIKILLFFILMIFIQPRLIGQTINLDSLLTSEEIAWLNSNRHNIRYAPNPSWPPGDYVEDGVHLGLVSDYIKIFEQKLGVTFQPVYYQNWTEIIEALKNSEVDFVGAIQQTSDRDAYLCFTQVFHKSTIGIIVRNDYNASLSDEHIGTMKLACMENYTSTEYIRQQFPNAQILKYNFDFSALMSTSYTETDGAVIDLMTASYLVEKHGITNLKFARQLDFNWNLRFASIKQKPLLASILDKLLGTITEEQRQEIKNRWIQFDILNKPTFYERNKIFVWGIAVILAVVFLLAIKFNIYLKKQIRIKTHELVIAGDNAIRNEKASRNLFEKHAAVKLIIDPETGNIVDANKSAATFYGWSEKTLKRMNISQINNLPVEILKKELERARKHKKTFFEFVHRKADGSLVDVEVFSSGIQIGDKEFLHSIVHDISEKKKTEDKLKLLNRAIETSSVSVVITDAEGNIKYTNPCFTELSGYSLNDVVDTKLRILKPGKLSEFEHNQLWYCIHSGKDWVGDYQNRKKNGEFYWEKSIVSPIQSSTGELSHIVSINVDISEKKRMLEELITARDKAEESNRLKSAFLANMSHEIRTPMNGILGFTSLLLEPNLSDETKDEYIRIIHKSGERMLNTVNDIVEISKIEAGIIEIKKSEINVNEVVHSILEFFQVQTQKKGLNLNYHNENLETDIILTTDKAKFESILTNLIKNAIKFTEKGNIAVSCCFKNGFIKFCVKDTGIGIPKQRQAAIFNRFEQADIEDTRVFEGSGLGLAIAKSYVEMLGGEIWVESTEGQGSEFCFTIPNFINEKDKTSNSKTENKDIKVKRQCKILIVEDDETSSIYLKTILNDIAEKITHVSSGEKAIEECKNQSDFDVILMDIKMQGISGFEATKRIREFNKEVIIFAQTAYALSGDREKAISSGCNDFISKPIIKSELFELIQKYLDK; encoded by the coding sequence ATGGACTTATTAACAACATGTATTAATGCTTCTAAAAGAAAATCAAAGAGATTAGGTAATTGCTTGTTCTGCCCGGGAATAAAAATTCTGCTATTTTTCATCCTAATGATTTTCATTCAACCCCGTTTGATTGGACAAACCATCAACCTCGATTCTCTGCTTACCTCGGAGGAGATTGCATGGCTCAATAGCAACAGACACAATATCCGTTATGCGCCTAATCCATCATGGCCTCCTGGTGATTATGTTGAAGATGGCGTTCATCTTGGATTAGTATCAGACTATATAAAAATATTCGAGCAGAAACTTGGTGTAACCTTTCAACCGGTTTACTATCAAAACTGGACAGAAATAATTGAAGCATTAAAAAACTCAGAAGTCGATTTCGTAGGCGCCATTCAACAAACTTCCGACAGGGATGCTTATTTGTGTTTTACCCAAGTCTTTCACAAAAGTACCATAGGGATAATTGTGAGAAATGACTACAATGCCTCTCTTAGCGATGAGCACATTGGTACAATGAAGCTTGCCTGTATGGAGAATTATACGAGTACTGAGTATATACGGCAGCAGTTCCCCAATGCTCAAATATTAAAATATAATTTTGATTTTTCGGCACTTATGTCGACTTCATATACCGAAACTGATGGAGCAGTGATTGATTTGATGACTGCCAGTTACCTTGTGGAAAAGCATGGTATTACTAATCTGAAATTCGCCAGGCAATTGGATTTTAATTGGAACTTACGGTTTGCGAGCATAAAACAAAAACCCCTATTGGCTTCCATACTAGACAAACTACTTGGCACTATAACCGAAGAACAACGACAGGAAATAAAAAATCGCTGGATTCAATTTGATATCCTTAACAAGCCAACTTTTTATGAAAGAAATAAAATTTTTGTTTGGGGTATAGCGGTCATACTTGCAGTAGTTTTTCTGTTGGCAATTAAATTTAACATTTACCTTAAAAAGCAGATTCGCATCAAAACTCATGAGTTGGTTATTGCCGGGGACAATGCTATCAGGAATGAGAAGGCATCACGTAATCTTTTTGAGAAACATGCCGCAGTCAAACTAATCATTGACCCGGAAACTGGAAATATTGTTGATGCCAATAAATCTGCTGCCACCTTTTATGGCTGGTCGGAAAAAACACTTAAGAGAATGAATATCTCACAAATAAATAATTTGCCAGTGGAAATTCTAAAAAAAGAACTTGAAAGGGCAAGAAAACATAAAAAGACTTTCTTTGAGTTTGTGCATCGCAAGGCTGATGGCAGTCTGGTGGATGTTGAGGTTTTCAGTAGCGGAATTCAAATTGGAGATAAAGAATTTCTCCATTCTATAGTTCATGATATTTCTGAAAAGAAAAAAACGGAAGATAAACTAAAACTCCTCAATCGTGCCATAGAAACAAGTTCTGTTTCGGTGGTTATTACAGATGCAGAAGGGAATATAAAATATACTAACCCCTGTTTTACAGAACTCTCCGGATATTCGTTAAACGATGTGGTTGACACGAAATTACGAATTCTTAAACCAGGAAAACTATCAGAATTTGAGCATAACCAGTTATGGTATTGCATCCACTCTGGAAAAGACTGGGTGGGCGATTACCAAAACAGGAAGAAGAATGGAGAGTTTTACTGGGAAAAATCTATTGTTTCTCCCATTCAGAGCAGCACAGGAGAACTTTCCCATATTGTATCCATTAATGTAGATATCTCCGAAAAGAAAAGGATGTTGGAAGAGCTCATTACGGCAAGGGATAAAGCCGAAGAAAGCAACCGCCTAAAATCGGCATTTTTAGCCAACATGAGCCATGAAATCAGAACACCAATGAATGGTATTCTTGGATTTACCAGCTTACTTTTAGAACCAAATTTGAGTGACGAAACAAAAGATGAATACATTCGAATCATCCATAAAAGCGGCGAACGTATGTTAAATACGGTGAACGATATTGTTGAAATATCGAAAATTGAAGCCGGCATTATTGAGATAAAAAAATCTGAAATTAATGTTAATGAAGTAGTACACAGTATTCTTGAGTTTTTTCAAGTCCAGACTCAGAAAAAGGGATTAAATCTGAATTATCATAATGAGAATCTGGAGACAGATATAATCCTTACCACTGACAAAGCAAAATTTGAATCGATACTTACTAACCTGATTAAAAATGCCATCAAATTTACCGAAAAAGGAAATATAGCAGTAAGTTGTTGTTTTAAAAATGGTTTTATTAAATTCTGTGTTAAAGACACCGGAATCGGAATTCCAAAACAACGTCAAGCTGCAATCTTTAATCGCTTTGAACAGGCAGATATTGAGGACACACGGGTTTTTGAAGGTTCAGGACTTGGACTTGCCATAGCAAAATCGTATGTAGAAATGCTTGGAGGCGAGATTTGGGTTGAATCAACCGAAGGACAAGGTTCTGAATTTTGTTTTACAATACCCAATTTTATTAATGAAAAGGATAAAACTTCGAATTCTAAGACTGAAAACAAAGACATTAAAGTTAAAAGACAATGTAAAATCCTGATTGTTGAAGACGATGAAACTTCTTCTATTTACCTTAAAACCATATTGAATGATATTGCTGAAAAAATTACACATGTTAGTTCTGGGGAGAAGGCAATTGAAGAATGCAAAAATCAATCAGATTTTGATGTTATTTTAATGGACATAAAAATGCAAGGTATAAGTGGTTTTGAAGCAACAAAAAGAATACGCGAGTTTAATAAGGAGGTAATTATCTTCGCTCAAACTGCTTATGCTTTGTCAGGCGACAGAGAAAAAGCTATTTCTTCGGGTTGTAACGATTTTATATCAAAACCAATTATAAAATCTGAACTATTTGAATTAATACAAAAGTATTTAGATAAATAA
- a CDS encoding DUF4194 domain-containing protein, translating into MSNLEKHITPFSKAIVRLLKSTIERNSNVWDDVINYQTEIQDYISKIGLELIVKKDEGFAFVKQLEDSEGNTLGLVQRRQIGFETSIVLVVLRQSLEDFDSNPTQLATEKFITNTEIKDELELFLPEKYDRVRFIKELDRYINAAVDLGYLKEISKKDNETKYQIHRIIKEKITLDILQDFENKLKDYVESV; encoded by the coding sequence ATGAGCAATTTAGAAAAGCATATTACTCCTTTTAGCAAAGCCATTGTAAGGTTGTTAAAATCAACCATAGAACGAAATTCCAATGTATGGGATGATGTAATCAATTATCAAACTGAAATCCAGGACTACATTAGCAAAATTGGATTAGAGTTAATCGTTAAAAAAGATGAAGGATTTGCTTTTGTAAAGCAACTTGAAGATAGTGAAGGTAACACTCTCGGATTAGTTCAAAGGCGACAAATAGGTTTTGAAACGTCTATTGTGCTCGTTGTACTAAGACAAAGCCTAGAAGATTTTGACAGTAATCCTACTCAATTAGCAACCGAAAAATTTATCACAAATACAGAGATAAAAGACGAGTTAGAATTATTCCTTCCAGAAAAATATGATAGAGTTAGATTTATCAAGGAACTCGATAGGTATATTAATGCGGCTGTTGATTTGGGCTACTTAAAAGAAATCAGTAAGAAAGACAATGAAACGAAATACCAAATACACAGAATTATCAAAGAAAAAATCACTCTTGATATTTTACAAGATTTTGAAAATAAGTTAAAAGATTATGTTGAGTCTGTTTAG
- a CDS encoding DUF3375 domain-containing protein, producing the protein MADISQILNTLNTSPSVGLLRLRNREMIIEFLVRTFINKQSSISSENIHSQLADFLEGQRIEIDEENEINFFDTYEEKAKKYIQNWTNNGFLTNYPDEQGEVFYELSSHSSKTIDWLASLKKEEFVGTESKFNNILNQLKELVEFTNEDTEKRIELLEEKKLEIEQQIQRIKIGEDVKVFEEYEIVPRFNQLNQSAKELLSDFKEVEDNFKEITKGIYQKHADGSLSKSDILEFTFDALESLKESQQGKSFYAFWSFILNPDLQHKWESLTKDLYTTLEEKSIPIRDTFLIGMKKHLHSSGQKVYKANDKMAEKLSRIIRENESSKSEATKKIIQDIKKQLVEISKSKNKPDISFELETGTEINIPFERKLTKEQSEEVTYTNRPKIANEDITSSNQLGRLFSQSNIDKELLRKRIRDVLKEKSQTTLLDIVENYGGLEKGLPELFGYIGIVKEFKHVINPDKTQSIVFDAGNRKQIKIPEIILTK; encoded by the coding sequence ATGGCAGACATTTCTCAAATACTAAACACGCTAAACACTTCACCAAGTGTTGGTTTGTTACGTTTACGAAACAGAGAAATGATTATTGAATTTCTAGTAAGAACTTTCATTAATAAACAAAGCTCCATTTCATCTGAAAATATTCATTCTCAATTAGCGGACTTTTTAGAAGGACAGAGAATTGAAATTGATGAAGAAAATGAAATCAATTTTTTTGACACCTATGAAGAAAAAGCCAAAAAGTATATTCAAAACTGGACTAACAATGGCTTTTTGACGAATTATCCTGATGAACAAGGTGAAGTTTTTTATGAACTATCTTCACATTCAAGCAAAACCATAGATTGGTTGGCAAGTTTAAAAAAGGAAGAGTTTGTCGGTACTGAATCCAAATTCAACAACATACTGAATCAATTGAAAGAGTTGGTTGAGTTTACTAATGAAGATACCGAAAAGCGTATAGAGTTGTTGGAAGAGAAAAAATTAGAAATTGAACAACAAATTCAACGAATAAAAATCGGAGAAGACGTAAAAGTATTTGAAGAATATGAAATCGTACCCCGTTTCAATCAACTCAATCAATCTGCGAAAGAATTATTATCCGACTTTAAAGAAGTTGAAGACAACTTTAAAGAAATTACAAAAGGAATTTATCAAAAACACGCTGACGGAAGCCTATCCAAAAGTGACATACTGGAATTTACTTTTGATGCACTTGAATCATTAAAAGAAAGCCAACAAGGAAAAAGCTTTTACGCTTTTTGGTCATTCATATTAAATCCAGACCTACAGCACAAATGGGAAAGCCTGACCAAAGATTTATACACAACTTTAGAAGAAAAATCAATCCCAATAAGGGATACATTCCTAATAGGAATGAAAAAGCATCTCCATAGTTCAGGACAAAAGGTTTACAAAGCCAATGATAAAATGGCTGAAAAACTAAGCCGTATAATTCGTGAGAATGAAAGTTCTAAATCAGAAGCCACGAAAAAAATAATTCAAGACATCAAGAAGCAACTTGTAGAAATCAGTAAATCCAAGAACAAACCTGATATTTCATTTGAATTAGAAACAGGAACGGAAATAAATATTCCATTTGAACGCAAACTCACGAAAGAGCAATCCGAAGAAGTTACATACACCAACAGACCCAAAATTGCCAATGAAGACATTACATCATCTAATCAATTAGGACGGCTGTTTTCACAGTCTAATATTGATAAGGAATTGTTGAGAAAAAGGATAAGAGATGTACTTAAAGAAAAGTCGCAGACCACACTTTTAGATATTGTAGAAAATTATGGTGGTCTTGAAAAAGGGTTGCCTGAGTTGTTCGGTTATATAGGCATTGTGAAAGAATTCAAACACGTTATCAATCCTGATAAAACGCAAAGTATCGTTTTTGATGCGGGCAACAGGAAACAAATAAAAATCCCTGAAATTATTTTGACCAAATGA
- a CDS encoding YceI family protein → MLKFFMTVALALAFFGSAVLAQDYAVDSKASNLKWTGEKVLGKHWGTVQIKTGEMKKTGSNFTGTFTIDMTTIKVDDLKDEATNAKLLGHLKSDDFFSVDKHNTSTFKLKSIKDYTPKKDEKGKHWVTGELTIKGITHEIGFPAEINFDGNGFKANANFTINRAKWDIRYGSGSFFDNLGDKAISDDIKFELSLAGKIKQM, encoded by the coding sequence ATGTTAAAATTTTTCATGACAGTAGCATTAGCACTTGCATTTTTCGGCAGTGCAGTTTTAGCTCAAGATTACGCAGTAGACTCAAAAGCCAGCAACCTTAAGTGGACAGGCGAAAAAGTCTTAGGCAAACACTGGGGTACAGTACAGATTAAGACTGGCGAAATGAAGAAAACAGGCAGCAATTTCACTGGAACATTTACAATAGATATGACTACAATCAAAGTTGATGACTTGAAAGATGAAGCTACCAATGCTAAACTTTTAGGCCATTTAAAATCAGATGACTTTTTCTCAGTTGACAAACACAATACTTCAACTTTCAAGTTAAAATCTATCAAAGACTACACACCTAAGAAAGATGAAAAAGGCAAACACTGGGTTACAGGAGAATTAACAATCAAAGGTATTACTCATGAAATCGGTTTTCCGGCTGAGATCAATTTCGATGGAAATGGTTTCAAAGCAAACGCAAACTTTACAATTAACAGAGCAAAATGGGATATTAGATACGGCTCAGGCAGTTTCTTTGACAATTTAGGCGATAAAGCCATCAGTGATGATATCAAATTTGAGCTTTCACTTGCAGGCAAAATTAAACAAATGTAA
- a CDS encoding tyrosine-type recombinase/integrase, whose translation MSLIVEYEKLLSIKRYSLSTIKVYKFALRKFLNSFPGRDPLTISIKEIEYFISLQATSNSISQSYQKQLVGAIKFLYNDIYRKNINLNYLYPDRREHKLPNVLSKEEVSCVINSINNLKHKAIISTIYACGLRLDELLELRVKNIDSKRMLVKVEKGKGKKDRFVMLSEKLLLLLREYYSEYKQKDFLFEGQKGGKYSPRSVQSIFKTALKTQKISKDASIHTLRHSFATHLLEAGTDIRVIQQLLGHSSIKTTQIYTQVSSSNIANVISPLDSL comes from the coding sequence ATGAGTTTAATTGTAGAATATGAAAAATTGTTGTCAATTAAGAGATATAGTTTGTCAACTATTAAAGTGTACAAGTTTGCACTTAGAAAGTTTTTAAATTCATTTCCGGGTAGGGACCCACTAACTATTAGCATTAAAGAAATTGAATATTTTATTAGTTTGCAAGCTACATCTAATTCCATTTCGCAATCGTACCAAAAGCAATTGGTTGGGGCTATTAAGTTCCTGTATAATGATATATATAGAAAAAATATAAATTTGAATTACCTTTATCCTGATAGACGAGAACACAAATTACCAAATGTTCTATCAAAAGAGGAGGTTTCATGCGTTATTAATTCAATCAACAATTTGAAGCATAAAGCAATAATATCTACTATTTATGCCTGCGGATTAAGATTGGATGAATTGCTTGAATTAAGAGTCAAAAATATTGATTCAAAAAGAATGCTTGTAAAAGTTGAGAAAGGTAAAGGTAAGAAAGACAGGTTTGTAATGCTTTCAGAAAAACTATTATTACTTCTGCGTGAATACTATAGTGAGTACAAGCAGAAGGATTTCCTTTTTGAAGGACAAAAAGGTGGGAAATATTCACCTCGCTCTGTTCAATCAATTTTTAAAACGGCTCTAAAAACTCAAAAAATCTCTAAAGACGCTAGTATCCATACACTTAGGCATAGTTTTGCCACTCATTTATTAGAAGCCGGAACAGACATAAGAGTAATACAACAATTACTAGGGCATAGCTCTATCAAAACTACTCAAATATATACTCAAGTAAGTTCTTCGAATATTGCAAATGTTATAAGTCCATTAGATAGTTTGTAA